A window of Methanobrevibacter thaueri genomic DNA:
AATTCTATTTGAAATTTTTAAAGAAATTCGACCAGAACTATTTAAAAAAGATAAAAAAACACGACCTGGACCCAAACGAACATATAAAACTGATGAAATGCTCCCATTCATCAGTTTTGGACACATTATGGAAATAACAAGCTGCAGAAAACTAGAAAACTGGTGGAAAAATAACGATGAAACCTGCCAATTTTTACTCAACTGCAAAAAACCATCAAAAACAACAATAAATGACTTTACAAACGACAACATGTACCTTATTGATGAATTTGACAAATTCCTTGTGGAATTTGGAATAAAAACTGGATTAATTGAAGGAAACTTAATTTATGCTGACGGAACAATATTAAAAGGATACTGCAATCCATATAATAGTATGTATCCTGATCAAATTAAATACCTTAAAAAGTTTATTTTAAAGCATTACAAAGAATATAAAAACAATACTGGAGATTTATGGATAAAACTCCATGAATTTTTCTACAACGGCAAATATCAAGACGAATTAAAAGAACAATATAAAAAACTCAAAAAAATAATCAATTCATTCGGAATACAGTTATTAAAATTAAGTTTAAAAAACCATCAAAGTTTAAAAAGAGTTTTAAAACGAATCAAAAAAATGGAAGCAAATATTAATAAAAAATACAGCATCAGCACTGTTGATCCAGAAACACGACACATGAAAGATAAAAAAGGAATATCTGGATTAAATTACAATTATCAACAAGCAATTGACGATAAATGTGGAATGATAGTCACACACTACATAACACAACATCCAAACGAACAATTGGAATCTATAGAGATTATAAATCAGTTACAAAGAATATTAAACAAAAAAGAATTCACTCTAGTTGTGGATTACGGATATTGGAATATAAACACATTACACAGAGTATACAGAACTCCAACAAAGCTAATTATCCCATGTAAAACCGAAGCAATGCGAAGAAATGCAAAACAAAGAGAAAAAAACGAAACAAGATTTGATACAAAAAAAGCAAAAAAGCAAAAATTCAAAAAATATAATTTCAAATACTTATCAAAAGAAGACGCATATCTATGCCCCACAGGAATAAAACTAACAAGACTAAACAATACAATAAAAAAAGACGAAGGCTCTAAAAAAAGATATGGTTCCAAAGAATGCCAGAAATGCAGACATATTGTAGAATGCACGAAAAATGAATATGGAAGAAAA
This region includes:
- a CDS encoding transposase, with the translated sequence MGFDSQTCFILKEVGSNLDKNHIVFTVKILFEIFKEIRPELFKKDKKTRPGPKRTYKTDEMLPFISFGHIMEITSCRKLENWWKNNDETCQFLLNCKKPSKTTINDFTNDNMYLIDEFDKFLVEFGIKTGLIEGNLIYADGTILKGYCNPYNSMYPDQIKYLKKFILKHYKEYKNNTGDLWIKLHEFFYNGKYQDELKEQYKKLKKIINSFGIQLLKLSLKNHQSLKRVLKRIKKMEANINKKYSISTVDPETRHMKDKKGISGLNYNYQQAIDDKCGMIVTHYITQHPNEQLESIEIINQLQRILNKKEFTLVVDYGYWNINTLHRVYRTPTKLIIPCKTEAMRRNAKQREKNETRFDTKKAKKQKFKKYNFKYLSKEDAYLCPTGIKLTRLNNTIKKDEGSKKRYGSKECQKCRHIVECTKNEYGRKIEEKFDPILDKIKNEYYTEYGQNAYAGRGPYAEGGFAILLESRN